The Parolsenella catena region TCTGCCCGGCCGTGTTGACGTCGCGCTTCACGAACGAGATGCCAATGGCGGAGGCATCGAGCACGGGCACCGTCAGGCGAGGCTGCGCCAGCTCGCGTAGGGCGGCACGCAGGAAAGCCATGTAGCCCGCCACGACGAACACGGCTCGCAGCGGAGTCGGCAGGAACCACCGGCGCGCGTAATGGGCGCCAACGAGCGTCGCCAGATCCATGATGAGCTTGTGCTTGCGCGGTTCGAGCTGAATCGCATAGCCGGACTTCGCCTCGGCGACCGCCTGCGCGTCAATCGTGCGAAGGCCGCCGAGCACGTCCGCGCGGTTAGGCGCGTCATACTCGATCGCCATCTGCCCGATGCGGCCGTATACCCGGACCTTCGTGACACCCTTGATATCCGCGCTCAGCTTGATGAGAGCATCGAGGTCCCCCTCTGGCACAGGACCCGCCAACTGTAGGCGGGTCCTGCCGGGGATCTCGCTAATAACCGAGAATCTCATAGTTGTGTCAGCGCGCTACTCAGCGGCCTCATCCGTAGCGGCGTCAGGCTCGCTCGCGGTGATGTACGACGCCTTGGCGACCATGTCGTCAACCTCGGCCTTCGCCTGCTCGACCATGTCCTGGTAGTCACTCTTGATGCGCATGCCACACGCGATGCCCTGCACGCACGCGTTCTTGACCGGCTCGCTCTTGAGCAGCTTGATGCCGGCCGTGCCAAGCAGGAAGCCGCCGCCGACGAGCAGGGTGTTATACGTGCACTTCTTCATGTTGCCTCTCCTTTTCGCGAATCAATCGCAGCCATTTTCAGGCCTAGGTCAGAAAGTTCAACCAGGCTCACTTTCAGGGGGCAAGTCTAGCACTTCTGACCGATGGGGCAGCGAGGCATAACCGGTTGGAAATCTGCAGCACGTCACAAACACCAGGACGAGGCCTCCTTCTGCAGGGACAGCATGTGAGCGAACTCGCCGCCCGCAGCCTCGAGCTCGGCGGGCGTGCCCTGCTCGGCGACCACGCCGTCCTTCAGGACCACGATCTTGTCCGCATTCTCGACCGTGCGCATGCGGTGCGCGATCACAATGACGGTCTTTCCTGCGAGCAGGCGGGAGAGCGCCTGCTGCACCACGGTCTCGTTCTCCACATCCAAACTCGCCGTCGCCTCGTCCAACAGCACGATAGGCGCGTCTTTGAGCAGTGCACGGGCGATAGAGATGCGCTGGCGCTCGCCACCGGAGAGTTTGGAGCCGTTCTCGCCGATCATGGTGTCGTAGCCCTGCGGCATACGACTCACAAACTCGTCGCAGTTGGCGGCACGCGCGGCAGCAAGCACTTCCTCATCGGTGGCATCGCGACGGCCAAGACGGATGTTTCCCATCACCGTGTCGTCAAAGAGCAGCACGTCTTGGAACACAATGGCGTAATCACGCAGCAGCACCTCGGGATCAACGCTCGCAACATCCACGCCACCCACGGTGACCATGCCTTCGGTGGCGTCCCAAAAGCGCGCGGCCAGGCGGCTCACCGTAGACTTACCGGAACCCGAAGGACCGACCAGCGCCGTAACTTCGCCTTCCTTGGCGGTAAAGCTCACATCGGTAAGAACTTTCTCGCCGGCGCGGCCGTCCTCGCCCGCACCATAGCCAAATGCCACGTGATCGAACACCACATCGTGGCCCACGGGCTCAAATTTCTCGCTGCCCCGCGCCACAGGCTCTTCCATGATGGAACGCATGCGCTTGGCAGACGACTCGGCGACAAACAGCTCGGACACTAACATTAGCGCCTGGTCAAACGGCGCGTAGATACGGCTCACCATAAGCAGGAAGGCAAACATCACCAAAAAGTCGACCTGCCCGGAGGCGACCATCGTGGCGCCCGTGACCAGCGTGGTGGCAATGCCCAGACGCAGAATGGAGAAGGCGGAGTTGACCAGAAGCCCGTTGACGAGCTCGCCCTTGGTGGTCTCGCGCTCCTCGGCATCGATCACGGCGTTGAGCCCCTCAAGATAATGGGCCTCCTGGTTGGTGGCGCGGATTTCGCGCACGCAGTCGAGCGTCTCCTGGATCGCCTCGGTGACCTTGACCTTCTCGGCGCGCACGCGGTCGAACACCGGGGTCATGGGGCCGCGTGTCAGATACAGCACGGCAAAGGCCACGGGAATGCTCCAAAACGCCGCGACCGCCAGCTGCCAGCAAAAGAACAGCGATGACGCGAACACAATGGCGCTTGCGATGATGGCGCCCCAGAGTTCTCCCAGCACATGGCTGTAGGCGTGCTCCATAGTCTGAACGTCACCCATGATGGTCTCGGTTAAATCGGCCAGATCACGACGACCAAAAAACGACAGCGGCAGTTTGCGCAAGCGCTCGGCGATCTCCATACGCTGCTTGCCGCACTCCTCGTAAAAGATGCAGTAGGTGTAGTAATACTGTTGCCAGTTAGAGGCAAAGAGCAACACGAAAAAGACCAGGAGGCCGCCCACGATCGGCAGGGCATCCGGCAGGTCAGCCCCGCTGGCGAAATGCTCGACAAAGCCGGCCATAACCAGGAATAAAAAGCCCATGCCGGCCATGGTAATAAGATTGGTGAGCGCGGTCCAGAAGACACCGCGTTTTACGCCGGCGATGCCTTTATCGGATAGGAAATACTTCTTTTGGAATGAGGCGAACATTTAGGCCTCGCCTCCCTTCGCGACGGCGGCATCCGCGGTCGTAGCAGTAATCTTCCAACTCGCGGCCTGCTCGTACTCGGCCCACATCTTGGCATACAGGCCATTTTGGGACAGCAGCTCGGCATGAGTACCCGACTCCTGCACGCTGCCCTGGTTAAGCACCACGATTTGGTCTGCGCCTACTACGGTCGAGAGCCGATGCGCAATCATAATGACCGTGCGACCCGCCGCCAGCTTGCTAAAGGCGCGCTGGATGAGCGCCTCGTTCTCGGGGTCGGCAAACGCCGTGGCCTCATCGAGCACCACGATAGGCGCGTCTTTAAGGATCGCGCGGGCGAGTGCCACGCGCTGGACCTCGCCGCCCGAAAGATATGCTCCGCCGGCGCCGAGCATGGTGTTGATGCCCTGTGGGAGCTTGGCCACAATGTCGTCGCACTGAGCTGCGGAGAGGGCCGCACGTACTTCGTCATCAGTGGCCGTAGGCTTGGAGGCGCGCACGTTATCGGCAAGTGTTTGCCGGAACAGTTGGTTGGTCTGGAACACGAAGGCGACCTGGTCCATAAGCTCGTGTGGATCCATATCGCGAACGTCCACACCGCCTACGAGCACTCGACCCGAGGAAACATCCCAAAAACGCGGGATCAGGCTTGCGCAGGTTGACTTACCGCCGCCCGAAGGACCCACCAGGGCGAGGGTACTACCAGCGGAAACGCTAAAACTCACATGGTTGACGGCAGGCGCCTCGGCGCCTTCGTAGGTAAAGCTCACATCCTCAAATCGCACGTCGTTGCCGGCAGGGTGCTTGGGTTGGGTGGGCACGGAGAGCTGCTTGGAATCCATAACGCTTCGGATGCGAGCCAGCGAATCGGCACTCATCTGAGAGGCCTCGCCCACAAACATGAGCTTGGTCATGGCCGTCGGCACCACGGCCGAAAATATCGCGTAAAACGTGAAGTTTGCCATAAAATGCGCGAAGTCCGTCTCGCCCGGTGCCAACAGCAACGCCACGGGCAGCAGGAATGCCACAAGACCATTGAGCGCGGTAAGGTTGAGCACCTGCGGGCCTCGGCAGAACGTGCCCGAATAGTTTTGTGCCATGTCGGCGTATTCGGCGATCGCATCGTGGAAGGCCTTAAAGGAGTAGACCGTCTGCTGAAACACCTTGACCACGGGGATACCGCGTACGTATTCGGTACCGGTCTTGTTCATCTTGACCAGCGCGCCCATGTAGGCCTTCATAAACTCGCCGCCCTTGCCGCCCATCATGGTGGCCATGGCGCCAAGCGAAACGGCGACCGAGATAAGGCATGCCGCGCCCAAGCGCCAATCGAGGGCGAAAAGCAGCACGAGCAAGCCCACGACCATGGCGGTGGCGCCGGCGATATCGGGTAGCATGTGCGCGAGCAGGGTCTCGGTGGAGGCGGCGCATCCGTCTACGATACGGCGCAGCTCACCGGTGGCATGCGTGTCAAAGTAGCCAAGCGGCAGCTTAAGCAGGTGCTCGCTCGCAGTCTTGCGAATATTGGACGCGCAGCGAAACGCGGACAGGTGCGTGCACATGAGCCCCACGAAATACACTACGATGCTTGCCAGGGCAAAACCAACGGCCCACCAGCCATACATCGCGATATCGATGGCTTCGCTCCAGTTAGGCGCCACAGCGATAAGGTCTCGCGCGACAAACCAGATGCACACGTACGGGCCAAAGCCCAGCAGCTGCGAGAGCGCCGAGAGCGCCATGCCCAAATACGTTAGGAATTTGCGGTCACCGGCATACGCGAGCAACTCGCCGATGCCTCCACCTTCCCTTTTTGATCCCTTTGCCATGCGATTCCTTTCTAACGGCTTGAGAGTTAACCTGTACGAACTTATCATTAGGTTATTAGCCTTGACTTACAGTTCGGTCGAACGCGGACGATTCGGCAAGGGAAGGGGACGTTTTTGCAAATGCGACGCGCGCCATCCGACATAACCGAGCTCTACGCGCCGCAGTTCGAGCAGTTCGGCATCGAGCTCAAGGACAGAGGTACGGTCATTACCGGTGAGGTGGCAAGTGATCAGGCGCATGGGCGGGCATGGGTCGTACCCCTCTCCCCCACCTGCCTTGTGATGGAGCACTTCATCACCCCTGCGCGCGACATGCGCCTTTTGGAGCGCACGCCCGAGCCGTACGCCTGCGTAAGCGAAGTCAGCGTGCCGACGCTCACATGCATGCCCGACGCCGGAATCACGCCCACCAACCTCATGCCGCTGCGCGGCTCCTGGCCGAGCAACGCGGTATGCAGCTTTATCCAAGACAACTGCGGTGAGGAGCTGAGCCCGCTGTTTGCGGGACAGCTCTATCATTCGCGCTCCGTGCTCTTCTTGCCAGGCTTTTTCGAAGAGCTCGAGGGTCGTTACCCCACCGAGTTCACAGGGCTCTTCGAGGCGTTCGCCGAGCCGTGGTGCGACGAGGCGGTATCCGCTATCTACCACGCGCTGCGACGGGTCAGCGAAGAGCGTGCTCGCTCGGCGGGCGGCCATGTGTTCATGCGAGGCGTCGTGGATACCATGGTCGCCGAGCTCGCCTGTTCGCACGCTGCCTGCGGGCGGGCCTTGCGGGCGGCGGGAACGCGGGCAAGCGCGGGCCTCGCCGGGGAGGCGGCCGCCGCCGTCGAACGGGCGCTCGACGCCGGACAGCGCGTAGGCATCGACGAACTCGCCGCAAGCCTCTACACGAGCCGCTCCAGACTCTGCGCCGTCTTTAAAGCCGAGACGGGCGAGTCCCTGGGCGCCTACATGCGCAGGCGCCGCATGGAGCGCGCGCAAGACCTCCTCGCCGACAGTTCGCTTTCCATAGCGCAAATCGCCGAGCTGCTCGGGTTTTCGCAGCAAGCGGCCTTCGCGCAGGCGTTCAAAGCCGCGAACGGCTGCTCCGCGACAGTCTGGCGAGGCAGGCATCGCTAGCGGTGTGCCGCCAGCACGCGACCACCACGCCGCCGGCGCGTCTCGCCATGCCCGGGGCGCGACCGCCACGCGCTTTTGCTACCATGTCCTGCGGCAGATCCGCCGCCCGCGCTGTTCTACTCCGATATCCAGCGCGATAGAAGCTAAAACCAAAGGAAAGAGAGACAACCGCATGATCAAGAACGTCCTGGAGGACTACAGGGTCCTCATGCGCAGCATCCCTGCGCCCACCGTCACGTGCTTCGTCCTGAGCGTCGTGCTCATGAACCTGCTCGCAAACAAGGAGCTCGTGAGCCTGCCATGGCTCGCGCTCGACTGCGGCTTCACCCTGAGCTGGGTGTCATTTCTTTGCCAGGACATGATCTGCAAGCGCTTTGGCCCCAAGGCGTCGGTCAAGGTCTCCATCCTCGCCCTTCTCGTCAACCTCGCCGTGAGCGCGCTGTTCTGGCTCGTGAGCCTGGCCCCGGGCATGTGGGGCGCCTACTACGACACGGGCTCGCTTGACGTCAACGCCGCGCTCAACGCCACCATCGGCGGCTCGTGGTACGTGGTTGCCGGCAGCTCGCTCGCCATGCTGTGCTCGAGCTTCGTGAACTCGCACGTCAACCAGTTCATCGGCCACCTCACCGACAACGGCACGTTTGCCACGTTTGCCCTGCGCAGCTACGTAAGCACGGGCGTGGGCCAGATCGTGGACAACCTCGTGTTTGCCATCGTGGTCTCCCACGTGTTCTTTGGCTGGACGTGGCTGCAGGTCATCACCTGCTCGCTCACGGGCGCCGCCGCCGAGCTGATGTGCGAGGTCGTGCTCTCGCCGATCGGCTTCCGCGTGGCAAGCGGCTGGGCGCGCGACGGCGTGGGCGAGGAATACGTCAGGACACACGCCGCAGAGCTCAAGGCAAGGGCATAGCATGGACATCCTCGTCACCGGCACGGCAAGCGGCATCGGACGCGCGTGCGCCGAGCTGTTCCTCGAGCGCGGGCACAACGTGGTCGGTCTAGACGTGGCCGAGGCAAGCATCGAGCACGAGCGCTACCGACACCTCATTGCGGACGTGCGCGATCGCGCGGACCTGCCCGCAGGGCTTGAGCCCGAGATAATCGTTAACAACGCGGGCGTGCAGGACTCGCCCGACGACATCGCCGTGAACCTGCGCGGCACCATCAACGTCACCGAGACGTACGCGTTCACGGGAGACGGCCTTGCGGCGCGCCCCGCCCCGCGCGTCCGCGCCGTGGTGAACGTAGGCTCCGCAAGCGGCCACACGGGCTCGGAGTTTCCCGAGTACGCCGCGAGCAAGGGCGGCGTCATCGCCTACACGAGAAACGTCGCGAACCGCCTGGCCCCGCAGGCCACGTGCAACAGCGTGGACCCGGGAGGCGTGCTCACCGAGCTCAACCGCTGCGTCATGGACGATGGGGCCATGTGGGGACGCATCATGGAGCTCACGCCGCTGCGCCGCTGGGCCACGCCGGGAGAGATCGCCGAGTGGATCTACTTCGTGGCCGTGACGAACCGCTTTATGACCGGCCAGAACCTGCTCGTCGACGGCGGCGAGGCGGGCCGCGCCGAGTTCGTCTGGCCCACCGAGTGACGCCTGGGGACGGGGCCAGGCTTTCACCGCCCTCATCGGCCCCGCCGCCTTCCGCCGAGAGCCGGGTCCCATCACGCCCGCGAGGGGTAGCCTGGTGATGTCAGCGCACACGCACCTCTCGGCAGAAAGGGCCGCCATGCTCAACACGTTCTGCAAGTCACCGCTCTGGGAGTGCCACGCCACGCTCGTCCGCGTGGCGCAGGGCCTCGAGCCGGCAGACACCGTCATCCGACACGCAAGCCTCGTGAGCGTCACCACGCATGAGGTGCTACCGGATGCCGACATCGCCATCTCCTGCGGGCGCATCGCCTACCTGGGCCTTGACGGCCACACGGCCGAGCACTGCATCGGGCCCCAGACCCGTGTCATCGACGCTGCCGGCAAGTACGTAGCGCCCGGCTACATCGACTCGCACATCCACATCGAGAGCGCCATGATCGGCCCGTCCGAGTACGCGCGCGTCGTCGTGCCGCGCGGCACCACGGCCATCTACGCGGACCCGCACGAGTGCGCCAACGTCGTGGGGCTCGAGGGCGTCCGAGTCATGTTCGATGACGCCCGCCGCGCGCCGCTCAAGGCCATGCTCACGACGCCCTCCTGCGTGCCTGCCGTCACGGGATTTGACGACGCCGGCGCCTCCGTAGACGCCGCCCAAGTGGCAGCCACCATGGAATGGCCCGACGTCGTGGGTCTCGGCGAGATGATGAACTTCCCCGGCATCCTCGCCGGCGAGCAGAACGCCCTGGACGAGGTAGCCGAGACCCTCAAGGCAGGCAAGTGCGTCACGGGCCACTACTCCGTCTCGGAGACGGACCGCGGGCTTGCCGCCTATATCGCCTCGGGCGTGCGTGCCTGCCACGAGTCCATCACGCCACAAGACGTCATCGCCAAGCTCCGCATGGGCATGTACGTCCAGGCCCGCTACGGATCCGCCTGGCTCTCCTTGCCGGGCTACCTGCCGCAGGTGCTCGCCTCGGGTGTGGACACGCGCCTCATCTGCCTGTGCACGGACGACAACCACCCCAACACGCTCGTCTCCGAGGGCGGCATGGACCGCGCGCTGCGCGCGTGCGTGGCAGCCGGCGCAGACGCCGTGACGGCGCTGCAGTTCGCCACGATAAACGCCGCCCAGATGCTTGGCGTCGACGCCGACATGGGCAGCGTCACGCCCGGCAAGTGCGCCGACCTCGTGATTCTGCCCGACCTCGCAAGCTTTGTGCCCGAACAGGTCCTCATCGATGGAGACCTCGTGGCCCAGGACGGGCAAGCCCTGTTCGAGAACCCCCTGTTTACGTGGCCCGACTTCATGACGCACACGATGAACGTGGGCCGCAGCTTCACGCCGGCGGACTTCGAGATACGCGTCGACCGCCCGGACGGCTTTGCCCGCGTGCGTGCCATCGGCGGCGTGGGTGGCTCCACCATCACGAGGGACAGCGTCGTCGAGGTGCCGGTGCGCAACGGCAAGCTCGAGGCAAACCCCGAGGCAGACGCCCTCAAGATGGCCGTGTTCGACCGTCACCACGGCAAGGAGGGCACGCACTCCTTTGGCTTCTGCACGGGCTTTGGCGTCCATGGCGCGCTCGCGCAGACCGTGAGCCACGACTCTCACAACCTGCTCGTCGTGGGCGACAACGACGAGGACATGGCGCTTGCCGCCCGCACGCTCGTGGAGTGCGGCGGTGGCGAGGTGGCCGTGGCGGACGGCCAGGTGCTCGCGCTCGTGAGACTGCCCGTCTGCGGCCTCATGAGCGACGCGCACGTCGAGCAGGTCGCCGACGAGGTGGCCGGAATCGAGCAGGCCTGGGCGGACATGGGCTGCAAGATGCCCTCGCCGTTCATGACCATGGGCATCCTGTCGCTGCCCTGCGTACCCGAGCTGCGCCTCACCAACCGCGGCTACGTCAACTGCGTCACGTTTGAGTTCGAGGACCTCCTCATCGAGGGCTAGCGGTGACGGACAGGTGGCAAACGGGGAAGGGGTCAATCTGTCACGGCCGCGGTGACAGTTTGGCCCCGCCCCCAAGTGT contains the following coding sequences:
- a CDS encoding DUF6110 family protein, whose translation is MKKCTYNTLLVGGGFLLGTAGIKLLKSEPVKNACVQGIACGMRIKSDYQDMVEQAKAEVDDMVAKASYITASEPDAATDEAAE
- a CDS encoding VUT family protein — its product is MIKNVLEDYRVLMRSIPAPTVTCFVLSVVLMNLLANKELVSLPWLALDCGFTLSWVSFLCQDMICKRFGPKASVKVSILALLVNLAVSALFWLVSLAPGMWGAYYDTGSLDVNAALNATIGGSWYVVAGSSLAMLCSSFVNSHVNQFIGHLTDNGTFATFALRSYVSTGVGQIVDNLVFAIVVSHVFFGWTWLQVITCSLTGAAAELMCEVVLSPIGFRVASGWARDGVGEEYVRTHAAELKARA
- a CDS encoding adenine deaminase, translating into MSAHTHLSAERAAMLNTFCKSPLWECHATLVRVAQGLEPADTVIRHASLVSVTTHEVLPDADIAISCGRIAYLGLDGHTAEHCIGPQTRVIDAAGKYVAPGYIDSHIHIESAMIGPSEYARVVVPRGTTAIYADPHECANVVGLEGVRVMFDDARRAPLKAMLTTPSCVPAVTGFDDAGASVDAAQVAATMEWPDVVGLGEMMNFPGILAGEQNALDEVAETLKAGKCVTGHYSVSETDRGLAAYIASGVRACHESITPQDVIAKLRMGMYVQARYGSAWLSLPGYLPQVLASGVDTRLICLCTDDNHPNTLVSEGGMDRALRACVAAGADAVTALQFATINAAQMLGVDADMGSVTPGKCADLVILPDLASFVPEQVLIDGDLVAQDGQALFENPLFTWPDFMTHTMNVGRSFTPADFEIRVDRPDGFARVRAIGGVGGSTITRDSVVEVPVRNGKLEANPEADALKMAVFDRHHGKEGTHSFGFCTGFGVHGALAQTVSHDSHNLLVVGDNDEDMALAARTLVECGGGEVAVADGQVLALVRLPVCGLMSDAHVEQVADEVAGIEQAWADMGCKMPSPFMTMGILSLPCVPELRLTNRGYVNCVTFEFEDLLIEG
- a CDS encoding SDR family NAD(P)-dependent oxidoreductase: MDILVTGTASGIGRACAELFLERGHNVVGLDVAEASIEHERYRHLIADVRDRADLPAGLEPEIIVNNAGVQDSPDDIAVNLRGTINVTETYAFTGDGLAARPAPRVRAVVNVGSASGHTGSEFPEYAASKGGVIAYTRNVANRLAPQATCNSVDPGGVLTELNRCVMDDGAMWGRIMELTPLRRWATPGEIAEWIYFVAVTNRFMTGQNLLVDGGEAGRAEFVWPTE
- a CDS encoding ABC transporter ATP-binding protein, with amino-acid sequence MAKGSKREGGGIGELLAYAGDRKFLTYLGMALSALSQLLGFGPYVCIWFVARDLIAVAPNWSEAIDIAMYGWWAVGFALASIVVYFVGLMCTHLSAFRCASNIRKTASEHLLKLPLGYFDTHATGELRRIVDGCAASTETLLAHMLPDIAGATAMVVGLLVLLFALDWRLGAACLISVAVSLGAMATMMGGKGGEFMKAYMGALVKMNKTGTEYVRGIPVVKVFQQTVYSFKAFHDAIAEYADMAQNYSGTFCRGPQVLNLTALNGLVAFLLPVALLLAPGETDFAHFMANFTFYAIFSAVVPTAMTKLMFVGEASQMSADSLARIRSVMDSKQLSVPTQPKHPAGNDVRFEDVSFTYEGAEAPAVNHVSFSVSAGSTLALVGPSGGGKSTCASLIPRFWDVSSGRVLVGGVDVRDMDPHELMDQVAFVFQTNQLFRQTLADNVRASKPTATDDEVRAALSAAQCDDIVAKLPQGINTMLGAGGAYLSGGEVQRVALARAILKDAPIVVLDEATAFADPENEALIQRAFSKLAAGRTVIMIAHRLSTVVGADQIVVLNQGSVQESGTHAELLSQNGLYAKMWAEYEQAASWKITATTADAAVAKGGEA
- a CDS encoding ABC transporter ATP-binding protein, translated to MFASFQKKYFLSDKGIAGVKRGVFWTALTNLITMAGMGFLFLVMAGFVEHFASGADLPDALPIVGGLLVFFVLLFASNWQQYYYTYCIFYEECGKQRMEIAERLRKLPLSFFGRRDLADLTETIMGDVQTMEHAYSHVLGELWGAIIASAIVFASSLFFCWQLAVAAFWSIPVAFAVLYLTRGPMTPVFDRVRAEKVKVTEAIQETLDCVREIRATNQEAHYLEGLNAVIDAEERETTKGELVNGLLVNSAFSILRLGIATTLVTGATMVASGQVDFLVMFAFLLMVSRIYAPFDQALMLVSELFVAESSAKRMRSIMEEPVARGSEKFEPVGHDVVFDHVAFGYGAGEDGRAGEKVLTDVSFTAKEGEVTALVGPSGSGKSTVSRLAARFWDATEGMVTVGGVDVASVDPEVLLRDYAIVFQDVLLFDDTVMGNIRLGRRDATDEEVLAAARAANCDEFVSRMPQGYDTMIGENGSKLSGGERQRISIARALLKDAPIVLLDEATASLDVENETVVQQALSRLLAGKTVIVIAHRMRTVENADKIVVLKDGVVAEQGTPAELEAAGGEFAHMLSLQKEASSWCL
- a CDS encoding helix-turn-helix transcriptional regulator — translated: MRRAPSDITELYAPQFEQFGIELKDRGTVITGEVASDQAHGRAWVVPLSPTCLVMEHFITPARDMRLLERTPEPYACVSEVSVPTLTCMPDAGITPTNLMPLRGSWPSNAVCSFIQDNCGEELSPLFAGQLYHSRSVLFLPGFFEELEGRYPTEFTGLFEAFAEPWCDEAVSAIYHALRRVSEERARSAGGHVFMRGVVDTMVAELACSHAACGRALRAAGTRASAGLAGEAAAAVERALDAGQRVGIDELAASLYTSRSRLCAVFKAETGESLGAYMRRRRMERAQDLLADSSLSIAQIAELLGFSQQAAFAQAFKAANGCSATVWRGRHR